From Stenotrophomonas maltophilia, a single genomic window includes:
- a CDS encoding DNA topoisomerase I, translating to MPKHLLIVESPAKAKTINKYLGKDYTVLASYGHVRDLIPKEGAVDPDNGFAMHYDVIDKNEKHVDAIAKAAKGADDILLATDPDREGEAISWHIAEILKERGLVKDKPMQRVVFTEITPRAIKEAISQPREIASDLVDAQQARRALDYLVGFNLSPVLWRKVQRGLSAGRVQSPALRMIVEREEEIEAFIAREYWSIAAECAHPSQHFNAKLIKLDGQKFEQFTITDGDTAEAARLRIQQAAQGSLHVTDVASKERKRRPAPPFTTSTLQQEASRKLGFTTRKTMQVAQKLYEGVAIGDEGTVGLISYMRTDSVNLSQDALAEIRDVIARDYGIASLPDQPNTYQTKSKNAQEAHEAVRPTSALRTPAQVARFLTDDERRLYELIWKRAVACQMIPATLNTVSVDLSAGSEHVFRASGTTVVVPGFLAVYEEGKDSKSAEDEDEGRKLPAMKPGDRVPLERIQAEQHFTQPPPRYTEAALVKALEEYGIGRPSTYASIIQTLLFRKYVEMEGRSFRPSDVGRAVSKFLSSHFTRYVDYDFTAKLEDELDAVSRGEEEWIPLMARFWEPFKELVEDKKESVDRAEASGARELGTDPKTGKPVSVRLGRFGPYAAIGSTAEDAEEKPKFASLRPGQSMHTISLEDALELFLMPRALGEDNGEPVSVGIGRFGPFAKRGSTYASLKKEDDPYTIDLARAVFLIEEKEEIARNRIIKEFEGSDIQVLNGRFGPYISDGKMNGKIPKDREPASLTLAEVQQLMEETGKPVRKGFGAKKAAAKKAPAKKAAVKKEAAPKKAAAKKAPAKKAVKKAAAKKAPAKKAVKKAVKKAAK from the coding sequence ATGCCCAAGCACCTGCTCATCGTCGAATCGCCGGCCAAGGCCAAGACGATCAACAAATACCTCGGCAAGGACTACACGGTCCTGGCCTCGTATGGGCATGTGCGTGACCTGATTCCGAAGGAAGGCGCGGTCGACCCGGACAACGGGTTCGCCATGCACTACGACGTGATCGACAAGAACGAGAAGCACGTCGATGCGATCGCCAAGGCTGCCAAGGGCGCCGACGACATCCTGCTGGCAACCGACCCGGATCGCGAGGGTGAGGCGATCAGCTGGCACATCGCCGAGATCCTGAAGGAACGCGGGCTGGTCAAGGACAAGCCGATGCAGCGCGTGGTGTTCACCGAGATCACCCCACGCGCCATCAAGGAGGCGATCAGCCAGCCACGCGAGATCGCCAGTGACCTGGTCGATGCCCAGCAGGCGCGCCGCGCGCTGGACTACCTGGTCGGTTTCAACCTGTCGCCGGTCCTGTGGCGCAAGGTCCAGCGCGGCCTGTCCGCCGGCCGCGTGCAGAGCCCGGCGCTGCGCATGATCGTCGAGCGCGAGGAAGAGATCGAAGCCTTCATCGCCCGCGAATACTGGTCGATCGCCGCCGAGTGCGCGCACCCCTCGCAGCACTTCAACGCCAAGCTGATCAAGCTGGACGGGCAGAAGTTCGAGCAGTTCACCATCACCGACGGCGACACCGCCGAAGCCGCCCGCCTGCGCATCCAGCAGGCGGCGCAGGGCTCGCTGCATGTCACCGACGTGGCCAGCAAGGAGCGCAAGCGCCGCCCTGCACCGCCGTTCACCACCTCCACCCTGCAGCAGGAAGCCTCGCGCAAGCTCGGTTTCACCACCCGCAAGACCATGCAGGTGGCACAGAAGCTGTATGAAGGCGTGGCCATCGGCGACGAAGGCACCGTCGGCCTGATCTCGTACATGCGTACCGACTCGGTGAACCTGTCGCAGGATGCGTTGGCCGAGATCCGCGACGTGATCGCCCGCGATTACGGCATCGCCTCGCTGCCGGACCAGCCGAACACCTACCAGACCAAGTCGAAGAACGCCCAGGAAGCGCACGAAGCCGTACGCCCGACCTCGGCACTGCGCACCCCGGCCCAGGTCGCGCGGTTCCTGACCGACGACGAGCGCCGCCTGTACGAGCTGATCTGGAAGCGTGCGGTGGCCTGCCAGATGATTCCGGCCACGCTCAACACGGTCAGCGTCGATCTGTCGGCCGGCAGCGAACACGTATTCCGCGCCAGCGGCACCACCGTGGTCGTGCCCGGCTTCCTGGCCGTGTACGAGGAAGGCAAGGACAGCAAGAGCGCCGAGGACGAAGACGAAGGCCGCAAGCTGCCGGCGATGAAGCCCGGCGACCGCGTGCCGCTGGAGCGCATCCAGGCCGAGCAGCATTTCACCCAGCCGCCGCCGCGCTACACCGAAGCGGCGCTGGTGAAGGCGCTGGAAGAGTACGGCATCGGCCGTCCCTCGACCTACGCCTCGATCATCCAGACCCTGCTGTTCCGCAAGTACGTGGAAATGGAAGGCCGCAGCTTCCGCCCGTCCGATGTCGGCCGTGCGGTGTCCAAGTTCCTGTCCAGCCACTTCACCCGCTACGTGGACTACGACTTCACCGCCAAGCTCGAGGACGAGCTCGACGCCGTCTCGCGTGGCGAGGAAGAGTGGATCCCGCTGATGGCCCGCTTCTGGGAGCCGTTCAAGGAGCTGGTGGAAGACAAGAAGGAATCGGTCGACCGTGCCGAGGCCAGTGGCGCCCGCGAGCTCGGCACCGACCCGAAGACCGGCAAGCCGGTGAGCGTGCGGCTGGGCCGCTTCGGGCCGTACGCGGCCATCGGCAGCACCGCCGAGGACGCCGAGGAAAAGCCCAAGTTCGCCTCGCTGCGCCCCGGCCAGTCGATGCACACCATCTCCCTGGAAGACGCGCTGGAACTGTTCCTGATGCCGCGTGCGCTGGGCGAGGACAACGGCGAGCCGGTCAGCGTCGGCATCGGTCGTTTCGGTCCGTTCGCCAAGCGTGGCAGCACCTATGCCTCGCTGAAGAAGGAAGACGACCCGTACACCATCGACCTGGCCCGCGCCGTGTTCCTGATCGAAGAGAAGGAAGAGATCGCGCGCAACCGGATCATCAAGGAGTTCGAGGGCAGCGACATCCAGGTGCTGAACGGCCGCTTCGGCCCGTACATCAGCGACGGCAAGATGAACGGCAAGATCCCCAAGGATCGCGAGCCGGCCTCGCTGACCCTGGCCGAAGTGCAGCAGCTGATGGAAGAAACCGGCAAGCCGGTGCGCAAGGGCTTCGGTGCCAAGAAGGCCGCTGCCAAGAAGGCACCTGCCAAGAAGGCGGCGGTGAAGAAGGAAGCGGCGCCGAAGAAGGCCGCCGCCAAGAAGGCCCCGGCCAAGAAAGCGGTAAAGAAGGCTGCCGCGAAGAAGGCCCCGGCCAAGAAGGCCGTGAAGAAGGCCGTAAAGAAGGCAGCCAAGTAG
- a CDS encoding Sua5/YciO/YrdC/YwlC family protein: MKPHAGPVAAMKELTLDSAVATLRAGGVIAYPTEAVWGLGCDPSHEAAVHMVLRLKQRPIEKGMILVAAELPQLEGWVRLQALPDARQRAVLASWPGANTWILPAGPRAQPWVTGEHSGIAVRISAHPLVAALCRAWGGPLVSTSANLAGEPPARSREELDPRLLRLLDGILDGQTGGLAQPTPIRDALSGNVLRS, translated from the coding sequence ATGAAGCCCCACGCCGGGCCGGTCGCCGCCATGAAAGAACTCACCCTGGACTCTGCTGTCGCCACGCTCCGCGCGGGCGGCGTGATCGCCTACCCGACCGAAGCGGTCTGGGGCCTGGGCTGCGATCCTTCGCACGAAGCCGCCGTGCACATGGTGCTGCGGCTGAAGCAGCGCCCGATCGAGAAAGGCATGATCCTGGTCGCCGCCGAGCTGCCGCAGCTGGAAGGCTGGGTGCGCCTGCAGGCGCTGCCCGACGCGCGCCAGCGCGCGGTGCTGGCCAGCTGGCCCGGTGCCAACACCTGGATCCTGCCGGCCGGCCCGCGTGCGCAGCCCTGGGTCACCGGCGAGCACAGCGGCATCGCGGTGCGCATCAGCGCCCACCCGCTGGTGGCCGCCCTGTGCCGCGCCTGGGGAGGCCCGCTGGTTTCCACCAGCGCCAACCTGGCCGGGGAACCACCGGCACGCAGCCGCGAAGAGCTGGATCCACGCCTGCTGCGCCTGCTCGACGGCATCCTCGATGGACAGACCGGCGGCCTGGCCCAGCCGACCCCGATCCGCGACGCACTCAGCGGCAACGTGCTGCGCTCCTGA